A genome region from Oryzias latipes chromosome 2, ASM223467v1 includes the following:
- the LOC101158175 gene encoding cyclin-Y-like protein 1 isoform X1 — protein sequence MGGSVSCCFSPAESPKIHRRQVELDECLITTTEDVSEDTGTYLQHISDRELPDELEANPSDHPRASTLFLNKSQTDVREKRKSNYMNHVSPGPLTKKYSSCSTIFLDDSTVSQPNLKSTIKCVSLAIYYHIKNRDSNRSLDIFDEKKHPLSQREKVPDDYSVVDPEHKLIYRFIRTLFSSAQLTAECAIVTLVYLERLLTYAEIDICPCNWKRIVLGAVLLASKVWDDQAVWNVDYCQILKDITVEDMNEMERHFLELLQFNINVPASVYAKYYFDLRSLADDNNLNFPLEPLSNKRAKKLEAISRLCEDKYKDMSKYLMRRSVSADNLVGVRNSQAILS from the exons ATGGGCGGTTCCGTGTCCTGCTGCTTCTCTCCTGCAGAGAGCCCAAAGATCCACAGAAGGCAGGTAGAACTTGACGAGTGTCTGATCACCACGACTGAGGACGTGAGCGAGGACACCGGGACCTACCTGCAGCACATCAGTGACAGAGAGCTCCCTGATG AGCTAGAAGCAAACCCATCAGACCACCCAAGAGCCAGTACCCTCTTCCTCAACAAATCACAGACAGATG TGCGCGAGAAGAGGAAAAGCAACTACATGAATCAC GTGTCCCCAGGGCCCCTGACGAAGAAGTATAGCTCCTGCTCAACAATATTCTTAGACGACAGCACGGTCAGTCAACCCAACCTCAAGAGCACCATCAAATG CGTTTCATTGGCCATATACTATCACATTAAAAACAG GGATTCAAACCGCTCGCTCGACATCTTTGATGAAAAGAAGCATCCTTTATCG CAGAGGGAGAAGGTCCCAGACGATTACTCGGTAGTCGACCCAGAGCACAAACTCATCTACCGCTTTATCAGAACGCTCTTCAGCTCTGCGCAGCTCACCGCTGAGTGCGCCATTGTTACTCTG GTGTACCTGGAAAGGCTTCTGACTTATGCCGAAATCGACATTTGTCCTTGCAACTGGAAACGCATTGTCCTTGGAGCTGTTCTGTTGGCGTCCAAAGTCTGGGACGATCAGGCGGTGTGGAACGTCGACTACTGCCAGATCCTCAAAGACATTACCGTGGAGGACAT GAATGAGATGGAGCGCCATTTCCTCGAGTTGCTCCAGTTCAATATCAACGTCCCCGCCAGCGTCTATGCCAAGTATTACTTCGACCTGCGCTCGCTGGCCGATGACAACAACCTCAACTTCCCTCTGGAGCCGCTCAGCAACAAGCGAGCCAAAAAACTGGAA GCCATATCCAGGCTGTGTGAGGACAAATATAAGGACATGAGCAAATATCTTATGAGGAGGTCTGTCAGTGCAGACAACCTGGTGGGAGTCCGGAATTCCCAGGCGATCCTGTCCTGA
- the LOC101158175 gene encoding cyclin-Y-like protein 1 isoform X2, with the protein MGGSVSCCFSPAESPKIHRRQVELDECLITTTEDVSEDTGTYLQHISDRELPDELEANPSDHPRASTLFLNKSQTDVREKRKSNYMNHVSPGPLTKKYSSCSTIFLDDSTVSQPNLKSTIKCVSLAIYYHIKNRDSNRSLDIFDEKKHPLSREKVPDDYSVVDPEHKLIYRFIRTLFSSAQLTAECAIVTLVYLERLLTYAEIDICPCNWKRIVLGAVLLASKVWDDQAVWNVDYCQILKDITVEDMNEMERHFLELLQFNINVPASVYAKYYFDLRSLADDNNLNFPLEPLSNKRAKKLEAISRLCEDKYKDMSKYLMRRSVSADNLVGVRNSQAILS; encoded by the exons ATGGGCGGTTCCGTGTCCTGCTGCTTCTCTCCTGCAGAGAGCCCAAAGATCCACAGAAGGCAGGTAGAACTTGACGAGTGTCTGATCACCACGACTGAGGACGTGAGCGAGGACACCGGGACCTACCTGCAGCACATCAGTGACAGAGAGCTCCCTGATG AGCTAGAAGCAAACCCATCAGACCACCCAAGAGCCAGTACCCTCTTCCTCAACAAATCACAGACAGATG TGCGCGAGAAGAGGAAAAGCAACTACATGAATCAC GTGTCCCCAGGGCCCCTGACGAAGAAGTATAGCTCCTGCTCAACAATATTCTTAGACGACAGCACGGTCAGTCAACCCAACCTCAAGAGCACCATCAAATG CGTTTCATTGGCCATATACTATCACATTAAAAACAG GGATTCAAACCGCTCGCTCGACATCTTTGATGAAAAGAAGCATCCTTTATCG AGGGAGAAGGTCCCAGACGATTACTCGGTAGTCGACCCAGAGCACAAACTCATCTACCGCTTTATCAGAACGCTCTTCAGCTCTGCGCAGCTCACCGCTGAGTGCGCCATTGTTACTCTG GTGTACCTGGAAAGGCTTCTGACTTATGCCGAAATCGACATTTGTCCTTGCAACTGGAAACGCATTGTCCTTGGAGCTGTTCTGTTGGCGTCCAAAGTCTGGGACGATCAGGCGGTGTGGAACGTCGACTACTGCCAGATCCTCAAAGACATTACCGTGGAGGACAT GAATGAGATGGAGCGCCATTTCCTCGAGTTGCTCCAGTTCAATATCAACGTCCCCGCCAGCGTCTATGCCAAGTATTACTTCGACCTGCGCTCGCTGGCCGATGACAACAACCTCAACTTCCCTCTGGAGCCGCTCAGCAACAAGCGAGCCAAAAAACTGGAA GCCATATCCAGGCTGTGTGAGGACAAATATAAGGACATGAGCAAATATCTTATGAGGAGGTCTGTCAGTGCAGACAACCTGGTGGGAGTCCGGAATTCCCAGGCGATCCTGTCCTGA
- the mettl21a gene encoding protein N-lysine methyltransferase METTL21A, which produces MALVPYEENSLPALSKLHNATAQFRFANRDLSLSQDWKKLGVAAVVWDAAVVMCVYLELGKLELKGKRVIELGAGTGLVSIVAALLGAHVTVTDRLPALDFLSANVKANLPPDSHDAVVISELTWGEGLERYPAGGFDLVLGADIVYLEDTFASLLRTLLHLCHDTTVVLLSCKIRYERDTHFLRMLEEVFVVEEVHFDQERDIHVYRANKRQPRGEL; this is translated from the exons ATGGCTCTTGTTCCGTACGAGGAAAACTCCCTCCCGGCGCTTTCGAAACTCCACAATGCAACTGCGCAGTTCCGCTTCGCCAACCGGGACTTAAGTCTTTCCCAGGACTGGAAGAAGCTCGGGGTTGCGGCAGTCGTGTGGGATGCG GCAGTTGTCATGTGTGTGTATCTGGAGCTGGGAAAACTGGAGCTGAAGGGGAAGCGGGTCATTGAGTTAGGGGCCGGTACCGGACTGGTGAGCATCGTTGCAGCTCTGCTGG GTGCACACGTGACCGTCACTGACAGACTGCCCGCCCTAGACTTCCTGTCAGCCAACGTAAAGGCTAACCTACCACCGGATTCTCACGATGCCGTGGTCATTTCAGAGCTCACCTGGGGCGAGGGACTGGAACGTTACCCAGCCGGGGGCTTTGACCTGGTCCTGGGAGCAGATATCGTCTATCTGGAGGACACTTTTGCGTCTCTACTGCGAACTCTGTTGCACTTGTGTCATGACACCACAGTCGTGTTGCTGTCCTGTAAGATCCGCTACGAGCGAGACACGCACTTTCTACGCATGCTGGAGGAGGTCTTCGTGGTCGAGGAGGTTCACTTTGATCAAGAAAGGGACATCCATGTTTACAGAGCCAACAAACGGCAACCAAGGGGAGAGTTATGA
- the LOC101158674 gene encoding cyclic AMP-responsive element-binding protein 1, translated as MTMEAGTETQQSSETEPETQQITLTQASLTAGQVSSNSPTVTLVQLPNGQTVQVHGVIQAAQPSVIQSPQVQTVQISTVAESEDSQESVDSVTDSQKRREILSRRPSYRKILNDLSSDAPAVPRIEEEKSEDDSTPAITTVTMPTPIYQTSSGQYIAITQGGAIQLANNGTDGVQGLQTLTMASAAAGQQGATILQYAQTSDGQQILVPSNQVVVQAASGDVQAYQIRTTSTSALTSGVVMATSPALGTGGGTEEVTRKREVRLMKNREAARECRRKKKEYVKCLENRVAVLENQNKTLIEELKALKDLYCHKSE; from the exons atgacCATGGAAGCGGGAACAGAGACGCAGCAAAGCAGCGAAACGGAGCCAGAGACACAGCAGATTACCCTGACGCAG GCGTCTTTAACGGCAGGTCAAGTTTCCTCCAACAGTCCCACGGTCACCCTGGTTCAGCTACCGAACGGTCAAACGGTGCAGGTGCACGGAGTGATCCAAGCCGCTCAGCCTTCGGTTATTCAGTCGCCACAGGTCCAAACGGTTCAG ATTTCAACAGTTGCCGAAAGCGAAGACTCCCAGGAGTCGGTTGACAGCGTCACCGACTCTCAAAAGAGGAGGGAGATTCTGTCCAGGCGGCCATCATACAG gaaaattctGAACGATTTGTCATCCGACGCCCCTGCGGTTCCTCGAATTGAAGAGGAGAAATCAGAAGACGACTCGACTCCAGCCATCACCACGGTCACCATGCCAACCCCCATTTATCAAACCAGCAGTGGCCAGTACA TCGCCATCACTCAGGGAGGGGCTATTCAGCTGGCCAATAACGGCACAGATGGGGTGCAGGGCCTGCAGACTCTGACCATGGCCAGCGCGGCTGCAGGTCAGCAGGGCGCCACCATCCTGCAGTATGCGCAGACCAGCGACGGCCAGCAGATCCTTGTGCCCAGCAACCAGGTGGTCGTACAAG CTGCTTCCGGCGACGTTCAAGCTTATCAAATTCGTACCACCTCGACCAGTGCCCTCACTTCTGGGGTCGTCATGGCAACGTCGCCAGCGCTGGGGACGGGGGGTGGCACGGAGGAAGTGACGCGCAAAAGGGAGGTGCGGCTGATGAAAAACAG GGAGGCCGCCAGAGAGTGTCGCCGGAAGAAGAAGGAGTATGTGAAGTGTCTGGAGAACCGTGTCGCCGTGTTGgagaatcaaaacaaaaccctCATCGAGGAACTAAAAGCTCTCAAAGACTTGTACTGCCACAAATccgagtaa